A window of Desulfurellaceae bacterium genomic DNA:
CCGGGAACGCTGGAGAAGCATGGCAACCCCAATGTGCTGACCCTCGACAAAGGCACCTCTCAGCTCGCCCAGGGCTCGAGCGCCCACACGGCCCTGGTCGAGGTCGAGGCTTATCAAGGCGTGCCTCCGCCCGTCGCGGTCTTTACCCCGCCGGTCGTCAAGCCTCGGCTCTGAGGCGCTCTTTGCGGGCTTAGAGCCTTTTACTTTAGTCTGTAGCCAGGCTGTTCCGCTCTCGTCATGCCGGACGTGATCCGGCATCCAGAGGCGGAGCTGGATGCCTGCTTGCGCAGGAATGACAGGCGGCTACATAGGATCGTAATTTGCGCTAGCGGGTGTTCTGCACTGTGAGGATTAGGTGGCTTATGATGCGGGGATGGAACGGAGAGCGTCTCCGAGCGATGTGAGTGATGAGGAGTGGGCGTTAGTCGCGCCCTATGTGCCGTGAATGAGGGAAGCGGCTCCCCACCGGCGTCAGGCGTTGCGAGAGGTCTTCAACGGCGTTCGCTGGCTGGTGCGGGCCGGTGCCCCGTGGCGGATGTTACCCAACGATCTGCCCCCGTGGGCGGTGGTCTATCCACAGACCCAGCGATGGTTAAAGGCGGGGGGGGTCGAGGCGCTGGTGCACGATTTACGGATAGTGCTGCGGGGGGCCGGGGGGCGCCAGGGCCAGCCCTCGGCGGCCGGGCGCGATAGTCGAACGTTACCGGCGAGCCCCGCGAGTGGGGGGCGGGCGGGCTACGAGGGGGGGAAGCG
This region includes:
- a CDS encoding IS5 family transposase, which translates into the protein MREAAPHRRQALREVFNGVRWLVRAGAPWRMLPNDLPPWAVVYPQTQRWLKAGGVEALVHDLRIVLRGAGGRQGQPSAAGRDSRTLPASPASGGRAGYEGGKRRKGSKVHMAGDTLGHRLALHITPANEQDRAQVKTLARQVQTVTGERVNLAFVDQGYTGTQ